In the Brevundimonas mediterranea genome, GGCCAGTCGCGCAGCCAGGGTCGCCACATCGGCCGGGCAGAAGGCATAGGGCGTCTCGATCCAGCCTTGGCGCGATCCGGCCATGCCCGCGATCAGCACCGGCGCCAGGTCCAGCCAGTCGCCCGCCACCTCTTCAAGCACCCCGAGGAAGGCGCCGGAGGCCAGGCGGCCGACGCCGCGGGGGTCGATGCGCCGATCCAGCACCGCCCCGTCCGCCCCCAGTCGCATGACGCGCAGATTGCTGGTGCCCCAGTCGACGCCGATCAGTCCGGTCATCTCGATGCGTTCATACAATGAGCGATCACCACCAGATCGAATAGACCAGGATCAGGAAGGCCACGACGCCGACCGCGGCCAGATTGAAGCCCAGCGAGGTCTTGTAGCTGATCTGGTCCAGCTTGATCTTCATGGCGTCTGGCTTGGCCGGGATCAGCAGCGACACGACCACGGCCGCGACCAGGGAGACGACGAAGACGACGCCGACCCGGTTCATGAAGGGGAAGATGAACTGGCCGGTCTCCTGCAGCCACCAGAAGATGGCCGACAGCACCACCGAGCCGATGGCGGCGGTCAGGGCGCCAGCTTCAGACGCGCGCTTCCAGAACAGGCCCAGCATGAAGATGACGACGATGCCCGGCGTGAAGAAGCCCGTGAACTCCTGGATGAACTGGAAGGCCTGATCAAACCCGCCCAACAGGGGACGGGCGGTCAGGATGCCGATGACCACGGCGGCGACGGCGGAGATGCGGCCGACCGTGACCAGCTGGTGCTCGGGCACGTCCTTCTTGATCTTGGCGTAGAGGTCCAGGGTGAAGATGGTCGAGATCGAGTTCACCTTGGACGCCAGCGAGGCGATGATGGCGGCGATCAGGGCGGCGAAGACCAGACCCTTCAGGCCGACCGGCAGCAGGTTCATCATCGACGGATAGGCCTGGTCCGGCGCCGACAGGTTCGGGGCCAGGATCAGGGCGGCCATGCCGGGCAGGACCACGATCACCGGCATCAGCAGCTTCAGATAGGCGGCGAAGGCGATGCCTTTCTGGGCTTCCGGCAGCGACTTGGCGGCCAGGGCGCGCTGGATGATGTACTGGTTGAAGCCCCAGTAGCTGATGTTCATGACCCACAGGCCGCCCAGCAGAACGGCGATGCCCGGCAGCTCCTGATAGTGCGGATTGTCCTTCGACAGGATCATGTCGAACTTCTCGGGGAACTGGGTCAGCAGAGTGTGGAAGCCGGCCGCCGCGCCGCCCTCGCCGCCGATGGTCGACAGGGCGATGAAGCCGATGATCAGACCGCCGCAGACCAGCAGGGCGACTTGCACGATGTCGGTCAGGGCCACGGCCTTGAGGCCGCCCCACAACTGATAGGCCAGGGCGAAGACGCCGATGGCGACGATGGCGTAATCCTGGTTGAACCCGGTCACGGTGTGGACGGCGATGGCGCCCAGCCACAGGATCGAGGTCACGTTGACGAAGACGTAGAGCAGCAGCCAGAAGACGGCCATGACATTGCGGATCGTCGGCCCGTACCGCTGCTGCAGGAACTGCGGCATGGTGACGATGTCGTTGCGCAGGAAGATCGGCAGGAAGAACTTGCCGACGATCAGCAGGGTCAGGGCCGCCATCCATTCATAGGAGGCGATGCCCAGGCCGATCACATAGCCCGAGCCGCTCATGCCGATGATCTGTTCGGCCGAGATATTGGCCGCGATCAGCGAGGCGCCAATGGCCCACCAGGGCAGGCTCTTGGACGCCATGAAATAATCGGTGGAGGTCTTCTGCTCGCCGGCCTTGGTCCGCGAGACCCACTGGGCCAGGCCGAAGATGAAGACGGCGTAGATCGCCAGAATGGCCAGATCGATGCCCGCGAGCGTCATGTGCATTTCCCCCAACTATCGTGCCCTTTGGTTCGGGCTTCCGCAAAAGCCTAAGGGAGGCGCGGGCGGGCTGCAACGGCTTTTTATATATGCGTAAACATTTCACGGGCGACAATGTTAGGGTCGGTGTCCTTCGAGGCTTCACCCGATCAGGGAGCCCCGGTAGCCTATCCATCTTCCGACAGGATTCTCATGACTGGCCAAGCTTCCACCGACGATCGCAAATACCGCGCCCCGGCGCTCGAGAAGGGGCTCGACGTCCTTGAGCTGTTGTCGGCCCAGGGCGAACCCATGACGCCATCGCAGATGTCGGTGACGTTGGGGCGTTCGGTCAGCGAATTGTTCCGGATGATCCAGGTGCTGGAGTTCCGCGGCTATATCGAACAGTCGCCGGACGGCTATCGGCTGACCAACCGCCTCTTCACCCTGGGCATGACCCAGGCCCCGATCAAATCTCTGGTCGACGTCGCCATGCCGGCCATGCGTGACCTGGCGTCCACTACGCGACAATCCTGCCATCTCGTCGTACCCTCCGG is a window encoding:
- a CDS encoding sodium/sugar symporter; translated protein: MTLAGIDLAILAIYAVFIFGLAQWVSRTKAGEQKTSTDYFMASKSLPWWAIGASLIAANISAEQIIGMSGSGYVIGLGIASYEWMAALTLLIVGKFFLPIFLRNDIVTMPQFLQQRYGPTIRNVMAVFWLLLYVFVNVTSILWLGAIAVHTVTGFNQDYAIVAIGVFALAYQLWGGLKAVALTDIVQVALLVCGGLIIGFIALSTIGGEGGAAAGFHTLLTQFPEKFDMILSKDNPHYQELPGIAVLLGGLWVMNISYWGFNQYIIQRALAAKSLPEAQKGIAFAAYLKLLMPVIVVLPGMAALILAPNLSAPDQAYPSMMNLLPVGLKGLVFAALIAAIIASLASKVNSISTIFTLDLYAKIKKDVPEHQLVTVGRISAVAAVVIGILTARPLLGGFDQAFQFIQEFTGFFTPGIVVIFMLGLFWKRASEAGALTAAIGSVVLSAIFWWLQETGQFIFPFMNRVGVVFVVSLVAAVVVSLLIPAKPDAMKIKLDQISYKTSLGFNLAAVGVVAFLILVYSIWW